One genomic window of Gracilinema caldarium DSM 7334 includes the following:
- a CDS encoding dihydroorotate dehydrogenase, giving the protein MHNNNIQPDLSVQIAGITFKNPVIAASGTFGYGQEYAGLIDVSRLGGICTKGLTLHPREGNRGRRLHETASGLMNSIGLENPGIPAFIEQELPAMLELGPRVIANLSGSTVEEYQEGARLLSATGIDMIELNISCPNVKAGGMAFGLCPADAATVVQAVRRVCDKPLMVKLSPNAPDLVGVALACINAGADALSLVNTFKALAFDIRRRTPIFDHVTAGLSGPAIKPLALRMVWDVCAAVQVPVVGMGGIASTEDALEFFMAGATAIQIGTATFSRPSTMIDIIEGLEQYMETERISHLSELSLQDRE; this is encoded by the coding sequence ATGCATAACAATAACATACAACCGGACCTGTCGGTACAGATTGCAGGGATCACCTTTAAGAATCCCGTCATTGCCGCTTCCGGGACCTTCGGTTATGGCCAGGAATATGCGGGGCTCATCGATGTATCCCGGCTGGGAGGTATCTGTACCAAGGGGCTTACCCTGCATCCCCGGGAAGGGAACCGGGGTCGGCGGCTCCACGAAACAGCCTCGGGACTCATGAACTCCATCGGCCTCGAAAATCCGGGAATTCCCGCCTTTATCGAACAGGAACTCCCGGCCATGCTGGAGCTGGGTCCCCGGGTAATCGCCAACCTTTCCGGCTCTACTGTGGAAGAATACCAGGAAGGGGCCCGGCTCCTTTCGGCCACCGGGATTGATATGATAGAACTTAATATTTCCTGCCCCAACGTTAAAGCCGGGGGCATGGCCTTCGGCCTCTGTCCTGCCGATGCGGCCACTGTGGTTCAGGCGGTTCGCCGGGTCTGTGATAAACCCCTCATGGTAAAGTTATCCCCTAATGCCCCGGACCTGGTTGGCGTAGCCCTGGCCTGTATCAACGCCGGCGCAGACGCCCTGAGCCTCGTGAATACCTTTAAAGCCCTGGCCTTCGACATCCGGCGGCGCACACCCATTTTTGACCATGTGACTGCGGGCCTCTCCGGCCCTGCCATTAAACCCCTGGCCCTCCGCATGGTCTGGGATGTGTGCGCCGCCGTGCAAGTACCCGTGGTGGGAATGGGCGGCATCGCCAGTACGGAGGATGCCCTGGAGTTTTTCATGGCCGGGGCCACCGCCATCCAGATAGGCACCGCTACGTTCAGCCGTCCATCAACCATGATTGATATTATCGAGGGCCTGGAACAGTATATGGAGACCGAACGGATTAGCCATCTTTCAGAGCTTTCCCTCCAGGATCGGGAGTGA
- the pyrE gene encoding orotate phosphoribosyltransferase, translating into MQDNNQQKNKENRTLELLRQSEAMLEGHFLLSSGRHSDRYFQCARLLQYPDRAAEALAPVVAALKEEIAAGRLAIDLVVGPAIGGIIVAYELARQLGLPALFTERDDTGAMTLRRGFEIQQGQRILIAEDVVTTGKSSEESAAVLEQLGGQVVALACVVDRRAPDAQVRWPIFPACKVSVANWDAADCALCKQQIPYVKPGSRKFIT; encoded by the coding sequence ATGCAGGACAACAATCAGCAAAAAAATAAGGAAAACAGGACCTTAGAACTACTCCGCCAATCGGAGGCCATGCTGGAAGGGCACTTTCTGCTTTCTTCGGGCCGCCACTCAGACCGATATTTTCAGTGCGCCCGGCTGCTCCAGTACCCTGACCGGGCAGCAGAAGCCTTGGCACCAGTCGTGGCAGCCCTTAAGGAGGAAATCGCCGCCGGCAGGCTTGCCATAGACCTCGTGGTAGGGCCTGCCATAGGGGGCATTATTGTAGCCTATGAACTAGCCCGGCAACTGGGACTTCCGGCCCTTTTTACCGAACGGGATGATACGGGTGCCATGACCCTGCGGCGGGGTTTTGAGATACAGCAGGGCCAGCGGATCCTCATTGCGGAGGACGTGGTAACCACCGGAAAATCCTCCGAAGAGAGTGCCGCAGTCCTGGAACAGCTGGGAGGCCAGGTCGTTGCCCTGGCCTGTGTGGTAGACCGCCGTGCACCGGATGCACAGGTACGCTGGCCCATCTTCCCGGCCTGCAAGGTCAGTGTGGCCAACTGGGATGCGGCTGACTGTGCGCTCTGCAAACAGCAGATACCCTATGTAAAACCGGGGTCCCGGAAATTTATCACCTGA
- a CDS encoding RNA pseudouridine synthase produces the protein MVHRIDRDTSGLVLFAKTKEAHRHLSSLFESRTIEKTYLAVIHGRPSWTETVCDLPLRADGDREHRTVIDKAKGKHARTNFKLLTEVGAYSLIQAQIETGRTHQIRVHLASLGHPVVCDPLYGTLKPVYLSAFKRGWRGDNLEEKPLLARLGLHAYSLVLPATNTEPHEEPQEKAYRFIAPLPRDFRALVNQMEKVTGTTILD, from the coding sequence GTGGTCCATCGGATCGACCGGGATACTTCTGGGCTCGTCCTCTTTGCAAAAACAAAAGAAGCTCACCGGCACCTTTCTTCCCTTTTTGAATCCCGGACCATCGAAAAAACATACCTCGCGGTCATTCACGGCAGGCCCAGTTGGACCGAAACAGTCTGCGACCTGCCCCTCCGGGCCGACGGGGACCGGGAACACCGCACCGTAATCGACAAGGCTAAGGGTAAACATGCCCGGACGAATTTTAAACTGCTTACGGAGGTCGGTGCCTACTCACTCATCCAGGCTCAGATCGAAACCGGCAGAACCCACCAGATTCGGGTACACCTAGCAAGTCTGGGGCATCCGGTAGTGTGCGATCCTCTCTACGGAACACTTAAGCCGGTTTATCTTTCCGCCTTTAAGCGGGGCTGGCGGGGAGATAACCTGGAAGAAAAACCCCTCCTTGCCCGGCTTGGACTTCACGCCTATTCCCTCGTCCTTCCCGCAACAAACACAGAGCCCCATGAAGAGCCGCAGGAAAAGGCCTATCGTTTCATTGCGCCTCTGCCCCGGGATTTCCGGGCCCTGGTTAACCAGATGGAAAAGGTTACGGGCACCACTATTTTAGATTGA
- the ptsP gene encoding phosphoenolpyruvate--protein phosphotransferase: MKEFKGISASSGVAIGKAFLYVDDVFSQIPRYSVPKDEIELEWARFLEAVLSAEAEVLELLERANREMGEEQAKIFESHLMMLRDEDLKDQIQTKLNNSNQNIEWVLYDISRELTQKLSKSSDPNLQERVSDIFDVSRRVLHKLLFIKKVSLADLHEEVILVAHNLLPSDTLVMNKRFVKGIAMDMGGPTSHTAILARAFEIPAVLGLSTATVEIKDGDLVIVDGNAGHIICNPSPEVLERYQRMAVQIKKMADSLKTLKDLPAETPDGYRVVLKANIEIPEEAPLALQNGAEGIGLYRSEFLFLTPGQSADEERQYRAYKQVLETMRNKPVTIRTLDVGGDKIIPDLQVTDEKNPLLGWRAIRFCLAHQEFFKTQLRALLRSSVHGNLKIMFPMISGIEELERALVVLDEAKAELTIKGQAFAENIEVGAMIEIPSAAMTADILAKKAAFFSVGTNDLVQYSLAVDRGNERIAYLAQPFHPAVLRFIKRTIDEAHKAGIPAAMCGELAGNPHATALLLGLGLDEFSMSSASIPLVKKIIRSVSRADCQQLADAALGCTSYLEVENLVTQWMHYRIS, encoded by the coding sequence ATGAAAGAGTTCAAGGGCATCTCCGCCTCATCGGGCGTAGCAATCGGCAAGGCCTTCCTCTATGTAGACGATGTGTTTTCTCAAATTCCCCGTTATTCGGTTCCCAAGGATGAGATAGAGCTTGAATGGGCCCGTTTTCTCGAGGCTGTTCTTTCTGCTGAAGCTGAAGTTCTGGAACTTCTGGAACGGGCTAACCGCGAAATGGGTGAGGAACAGGCAAAGATTTTTGAATCCCACCTGATGATGCTCCGGGATGAGGATCTGAAGGACCAGATCCAGACAAAGCTGAACAATAGCAACCAGAACATAGAGTGGGTGCTCTATGATATTTCCCGTGAACTGACCCAGAAACTTTCCAAGTCATCTGATCCCAATTTGCAGGAACGGGTTTCGGATATTTTTGATGTATCCCGGCGGGTATTGCATAAACTGCTTTTCATAAAAAAGGTATCCCTGGCAGATCTTCATGAAGAGGTGATTCTTGTTGCCCATAACCTGCTTCCTTCGGATACCCTGGTGATGAACAAACGGTTTGTCAAAGGTATTGCCATGGATATGGGAGGACCCACAAGCCATACGGCTATTTTAGCCCGTGCCTTTGAAATCCCTGCAGTGCTCGGTCTTTCTACCGCAACGGTGGAAATTAAGGACGGGGATTTGGTGATTGTTGATGGCAATGCGGGCCATATCATCTGCAACCCCAGTCCCGAGGTGCTTGAGCGGTACCAGCGGATGGCAGTGCAGATCAAGAAAATGGCCGACAGCCTGAAGACCCTGAAGGACCTCCCTGCGGAGACCCCCGATGGGTACCGGGTTGTTTTAAAAGCCAATATTGAAATTCCCGAAGAGGCACCGCTGGCTTTACAAAATGGTGCGGAAGGAATTGGACTGTATCGCTCGGAATTTCTCTTTCTAACTCCCGGACAGTCCGCCGATGAAGAACGTCAGTACCGGGCTTATAAGCAGGTCCTGGAAACTATGCGCAACAAGCCTGTTACCATTCGGACCTTGGATGTGGGGGGAGATAAAATTATTCCCGACTTGCAGGTGACTGATGAAAAAAATCCCCTCTTGGGCTGGCGGGCAATCCGTTTCTGTCTTGCCCATCAGGAATTTTTTAAGACCCAACTTAGAGCCCTGCTTCGTAGTAGTGTTCACGGGAACCTGAAAATTATGTTCCCCATGATTTCGGGAATTGAAGAATTGGAACGTGCTCTTGTGGTACTGGATGAAGCGAAGGCTGAGTTAACCATAAAAGGCCAGGCGTTTGCAGAAAACATTGAAGTAGGAGCGATGATCGAGATTCCCTCTGCGGCGATGACTGCGGATATCCTGGCAAAAAAGGCGGCCTTCTTTTCTGTTGGCACCAATGATCTGGTTCAGTACAGTCTTGCTGTGGACCGGGGCAATGAGCGGATTGCCTATCTGGCTCAGCCCTTCCATCCGGCGGTGCTTCGCTTTATTAAACGTACCATTGATGAAGCCCATAAGGCGGGTATTCCGGCGGCCATGTGTGGAGAATTGGCGGGAAATCCCCATGCGACGGCCCTGCTCTTGGGACTTGGTTTGGATGAATTCAGCATGTCCTCCGCATCAATACCCCTGGTTAAGAAGATAATCCGGTCCGTATCCCGTGCTGACTGCCAGCAGCTGGCTGATGCGGCCCTGGGGTGCACCTCGTACCTGGAAGTAGAAAACCTGGTAACCCAATGGATGCACTATCGCATTTCCTAG
- a CDS encoding small ribosomal subunit Rsm22 family protein has protein sequence MNLFSPLNEQARQDLEQLLPLIDKLFPIPGRFRTRLPQDVAELSRQLTSERPRRDAGYLGQKPLLSAYLRYFLPWNIFRLARLMPALPLQFTEGDAITDLGSGPLTLPIALWVCRPDLRDMELEFRCLDRTGAILDAGKTILQALPSQWKVRIIRGSLGERIEGKPARLVTAVNLFNELFWDDHNGPRLVAERYAPVLSALADSKRGSLLVVEPGIPRSGEFISHLRAQLMTLSWLPLAPCTHAGACPLPGGKRGAKWCHFAFETDEAPEALHRLSRAAGIPKERATVSFLLAGGGEGVVDRTIGDRVTGLSLRVLSDPFPVGADPVAGFFAGQGRGHGPKTTPSRTGSIGHELGRYACSEMGLLLLKGSAHKIQSLAAGSLLELQRDLLTAQASQDREIDPKSKAPVINLK, from the coding sequence ATGAACCTCTTCAGTCCCCTGAATGAACAGGCCAGGCAGGACCTGGAACAACTGCTGCCACTGATTGACAAGCTCTTTCCCATCCCCGGCCGTTTTCGCACCAGGCTCCCCCAGGATGTGGCTGAACTTTCCCGTCAGCTTACCAGTGAGCGGCCCCGACGAGACGCGGGGTACCTTGGGCAGAAGCCCCTCCTTTCCGCATACCTTCGCTATTTTCTCCCCTGGAACATCTTTCGCCTCGCCCGGCTCATGCCAGCCCTGCCGCTCCAGTTCACCGAGGGCGATGCCATTACCGATCTCGGGTCGGGGCCGCTCACCCTCCCCATCGCCCTTTGGGTGTGCCGGCCGGACCTTCGCGACATGGAACTGGAATTCCGGTGTTTGGACAGGACCGGCGCCATTCTCGATGCGGGGAAAACCATTCTGCAGGCCCTCCCTTCCCAGTGGAAGGTAAGGATCATCCGGGGCAGTCTTGGCGAACGGATCGAAGGAAAACCCGCTCGGCTCGTGACGGCGGTTAACCTGTTTAATGAACTCTTTTGGGATGACCATAACGGGCCGCGGCTTGTAGCGGAGCGCTATGCACCGGTTTTGTCGGCCCTGGCTGATTCGAAAAGAGGGTCCCTCCTGGTAGTCGAACCGGGTATTCCTCGGTCGGGGGAATTTATCAGCCACCTGCGGGCTCAGCTTATGACCCTGAGCTGGTTGCCCCTTGCCCCCTGCACCCATGCCGGAGCTTGTCCCTTGCCCGGCGGGAAGAGGGGTGCCAAATGGTGTCACTTTGCTTTTGAAACCGATGAAGCCCCTGAGGCCCTCCACCGGCTTTCCCGTGCTGCGGGGATCCCCAAGGAACGGGCTACAGTAAGTTTTCTATTGGCTGGCGGGGGGGAAGGAGTTGTTGATAGAACAATAGGCGATAGAGTGACGGGCCTGAGCCTCAGGGTTCTTTCAGACCCCTTCCCGGTAGGGGCTGACCCGGTAGCCGGCTTCTTTGCCGGCCAGGGGAGGGGCCACGGCCCAAAGACTACTCCAAGCCGTACGGGGAGCATCGGGCATGAATTGGGTCGTTATGCCTGCTCTGAGATGGGGCTCCTACTTCTTAAGGGATCCGCCCACAAGATACAGAGCCTGGCTGCAGGTTCGCTCCTAGAACTGCAAAGAGACCTGTTAACCGCGCAGGCTTCACAGGATCGCGAAATTGATCCCAAATCGAAGGCTCCGGTCATCAATCTAAAATAG
- a CDS encoding MFS transporter, producing the protein MIFTPVKKLSPKQLNLAMKLNILTGCLATVWGIVCSPQPLFNVFVVTHLGASSSTLGLLVALLQLSGIFQLASIFIYGYARRRKPFFIAAHLIHRLLTLAIAAAAFIAAASGNTGWGIRAIMIAVPLSWIFMNASAAGWWSWVADLFPENIRGAFFLRRSAIINIINVIWFFLASMVLDLFKGPYTFWIYVGIFSIGAFSGIVDIIINLFIPEPEPAENEIFNPLDALEPLKNKNFIQFSIAVGLAIFSINLISPFQSPFIVDPNGVAAPNTWLGIMFVISQLTWVVTAPFWGTIMDKWGRKPVVVLGCFFVISWTGYFFLNHRTYVYLLPLISIAGGLLAPAFWEGVNQMMLSLAPSKNRIAYVAWYMTLVGLVSSGGSLLGGTLLDAFAAFELSFINLSFSGFHIVLLGSMLMVIFSAWIISRVREGRERDMGFVIGRVANPGILKTYACMDDLDTACDPDRTEQALRSIEAETGDLALDEIIARLDDPYLEIREEAARALGRIRSAYAVEPLLHRLGDSQTHFQIAVARALGKIRDRRAVGPLIECLTNTTSEALQEACIQALGDIGGDEAAVAVAEFYRKAPSDRLRATAADAASRLGLFEASSELLPRLISGTSSSIRRQYAIALGNLFGPPGDFYPFVSGSESAHADRISRLFHQLEWKIRSTNFKFHKTPITKLSKTKIQNRIDTIREVREHLDAGQDYEALRKITSFAQDILAEILGEAVESRQFQELAFRIDIHFGSFVWFLEEVQTYLAETVKHSGNQIETLRLLTLLIVFFLESNWN; encoded by the coding sequence ATGATTTTCACACCAGTAAAAAAACTATCTCCAAAACAGCTTAATCTTGCCATGAAACTTAATATCCTCACCGGATGCCTGGCCACCGTGTGGGGTATTGTCTGTTCACCCCAGCCGCTCTTTAATGTCTTTGTCGTCACCCACCTGGGGGCTTCCTCATCGACCCTTGGGCTCCTGGTGGCACTCCTCCAGCTGTCGGGTATTTTTCAGCTTGCCTCCATTTTTATTTACGGCTATGCCCGACGGCGGAAACCCTTTTTCATAGCAGCCCATCTCATTCATCGGCTCCTCACCCTGGCTATTGCGGCGGCCGCCTTCATCGCGGCCGCTTCCGGCAATACCGGCTGGGGTATCCGGGCAATTATGATTGCAGTCCCCCTTTCCTGGATTTTCATGAATGCCAGCGCTGCCGGCTGGTGGAGCTGGGTTGCAGATCTTTTCCCTGAAAACATCCGAGGAGCTTTTTTTCTGAGACGTTCGGCGATTATCAATATTATTAATGTGATCTGGTTTTTCCTGGCCAGCATGGTTCTAGATTTATTTAAAGGTCCCTATACGTTCTGGATTTATGTTGGCATTTTCAGTATTGGAGCCTTTTCGGGCATCGTCGATATTATCATAAACCTCTTTATTCCTGAACCAGAACCTGCTGAAAATGAGATCTTTAATCCCCTCGATGCCCTGGAGCCACTGAAAAACAAAAACTTTATACAGTTCTCCATCGCAGTAGGATTGGCTATCTTTTCCATCAACCTTATTAGCCCTTTCCAATCCCCTTTTATTGTCGATCCAAATGGCGTCGCCGCACCGAATACCTGGCTTGGAATCATGTTTGTCATTTCTCAGCTTACCTGGGTTGTCACCGCTCCTTTTTGGGGGACTATTATGGATAAATGGGGCCGGAAGCCGGTGGTTGTGCTTGGCTGTTTCTTTGTTATCAGCTGGACCGGGTATTTTTTCCTCAACCATAGGACCTATGTGTATCTCCTCCCCCTCATCTCCATTGCAGGGGGACTTCTTGCACCAGCCTTCTGGGAAGGGGTTAACCAGATGATGCTTTCCCTAGCTCCCAGCAAGAATCGTATCGCCTATGTAGCATGGTATATGACCTTGGTTGGCCTGGTATCCTCAGGAGGCTCTCTCCTGGGGGGCACGCTCCTGGATGCGTTCGCTGCTTTCGAACTTTCATTCATCAATCTAAGCTTCTCCGGTTTTCATATAGTCCTGCTAGGTAGTATGCTCATGGTTATCTTTTCTGCATGGATCATTTCACGGGTTCGGGAAGGCCGTGAACGGGACATGGGCTTTGTCATCGGGCGTGTCGCCAACCCGGGGATACTAAAAACCTATGCCTGTATGGATGACCTGGACACCGCCTGCGACCCAGACCGTACGGAACAGGCCCTTCGCTCCATAGAGGCCGAAACGGGCGATCTGGCCTTAGATGAGATCATCGCCCGGCTCGATGACCCTTATCTAGAAATTCGGGAAGAGGCCGCCCGGGCCTTGGGACGAATCAGGTCTGCCTATGCAGTGGAACCCCTGTTACACCGGCTAGGGGACAGCCAGACCCATTTTCAAATTGCCGTAGCCCGAGCTCTGGGCAAAATTCGCGACCGACGGGCTGTAGGCCCCCTCATTGAATGTCTTACCAATACCACGTCGGAGGCACTCCAGGAAGCCTGCATCCAGGCTCTTGGTGATATCGGCGGCGATGAAGCTGCAGTGGCAGTGGCAGAATTTTACCGGAAGGCCCCCAGCGATCGACTCCGGGCGACAGCGGCTGATGCAGCAAGCCGCTTGGGACTTTTTGAAGCTTCCAGTGAACTGCTCCCCCGGCTCATCTCAGGAACATCCTCCAGCATACGCCGTCAGTATGCTATAGCGTTAGGAAATCTCTTCGGTCCACCGGGAGACTTTTATCCCTTTGTTTCAGGCTCTGAAAGCGCTCATGCAGATCGTATTTCCCGGCTCTTTCATCAACTTGAATGGAAAATCCGATCAACCAACTTTAAATTCCACAAAACACCCATCACAAAACTTTCCAAAACAAAGATCCAGAACCGGATCGATACCATACGGGAAGTCAGGGAACATCTTGATGCAGGACAGGACTATGAAGCTCTCAGAAAAATAACTAGCTTTGCCCAGGACATTCTTGCAGAAATACTTGGAGAAGCTGTAGAATCTCGTCAATTTCAGGAGCTCGCCTTCCGTATCGATATTCACTTCGGGTCCTTTGTCTGGTTTTTAGAAGAGGTTCAGACATATCTCGCCGAAACAGTAAAACATTCCGGCAATCAGATTGAGACCCTGCGACTCCTTACCCTACTAATTGTATTTTTTCTTGAATCAAACTGGAACTAA
- a CDS encoding MerR family transcriptional regulator, translating into MGTYQIGDVERLLQVKAHVLRYWEKEVPLLQVRKDLGGRRVYNSRDIRILLRLKYLIYERHFTLEGARDELLRELTGPGQDLRAELDALRSQLLDLYSIVTQRTTQIDEPLQSPE; encoded by the coding sequence ATGGGAACCTACCAGATTGGGGATGTGGAACGCCTCCTGCAGGTGAAAGCCCATGTTCTGCGATACTGGGAAAAGGAAGTTCCCCTGCTCCAGGTCCGTAAGGATCTGGGAGGCCGGCGGGTGTATAATTCCCGGGATATCAGGATATTGCTCAGGCTGAAATATCTTATTTACGAACGCCATTTTACTCTGGAAGGTGCCCGGGACGAACTCCTGCGGGAGCTCACTGGTCCCGGTCAGGATCTGCGGGCCGAACTGGATGCCCTGCGGTCCCAGTTATTGGACCTGTACAGTATCGTTACACAAAGGACGACCCAAATTGATGAACCTCTTCAGTCCCCTGAATGA
- the der gene encoding ribosome biogenesis GTPase Der — translation MEFSPDLRYRNLPVVVLVGRPNVGKSTLFNRLLRQRRAITDPTPGVTRDPIEATAFIDNHPITLIDTGGFKLEREVLEDLVVEKTLDTLNRADLIVLVMEAGDPTSEDEEFIERLRPYWNKVIVAVNKTEGGRRESYAWNLLSYGFEDIHMISAEHGDHILEFEEAIVKRLDFSRVELDEAGPERLIRLALIGKPNTGKSTLSNRLTASDASIVSDIPGTTRDVVTGQFEYNNHHFVVLDTAGIRRKNRVTENIEYYSVNRAIKSLDEADIVFLMIDAQEGLTEQDKKIAALAHERGRGIIFVLNKWDTMPQIKNAFEATVDRIHFLFGQMEYAPIIPISAKDGTGVDKLLETALRMYGQLNKQMETGPLNQALERWLEEYPPPIGPRTRFKVKYAVQASVNPVKFIFFVSRLQAVSEAYVAYLRNKIRKDLGFSMIPLQIELRASRKDPVTARKEREAKRTEQNKVQNKDQRKS, via the coding sequence ATGGAATTTAGTCCTGATCTGCGATATCGAAATTTACCGGTGGTTGTCCTGGTAGGACGGCCCAATGTGGGCAAATCGACCCTCTTTAACCGGCTCTTACGTCAGCGGCGGGCCATTACGGACCCAACCCCTGGGGTTACCCGGGACCCCATTGAGGCGACAGCTTTTATCGATAATCATCCCATCACCCTGATTGATACGGGGGGCTTTAAGCTGGAACGGGAAGTCCTGGAGGATCTGGTGGTGGAAAAGACCCTGGATACCCTGAACCGGGCGGACCTGATTGTTCTGGTTATGGAAGCGGGGGATCCCACCAGCGAGGATGAGGAGTTTATTGAGCGGCTCAGGCCCTACTGGAACAAGGTTATAGTGGCGGTCAATAAAACCGAAGGGGGGCGAAGGGAAAGCTATGCCTGGAATCTCCTGTCCTACGGATTTGAGGACATCCACATGATCTCCGCCGAACATGGGGACCATATCCTTGAGTTCGAAGAAGCTATTGTCAAGCGGCTCGATTTTTCCAGAGTAGAGCTTGATGAGGCGGGCCCTGAGCGGCTCATTCGGCTTGCCCTGATTGGGAAGCCTAATACGGGGAAATCGACCCTTTCGAACCGGCTGACCGCTTCGGACGCTTCCATTGTGAGCGATATTCCCGGTACAACCCGGGATGTGGTAACGGGCCAGTTTGAATATAACAATCATCATTTTGTGGTCCTCGATACTGCAGGAATCCGGAGGAAAAACAGGGTAACCGAAAACATCGAGTACTATTCGGTGAACCGGGCCATTAAGTCCCTGGATGAGGCGGATATTGTGTTTCTCATGATTGATGCCCAAGAAGGGCTTACCGAACAGGATAAAAAGATCGCCGCCCTGGCCCATGAACGGGGACGGGGAATCATCTTTGTACTGAACAAGTGGGACACCATGCCCCAGATTAAAAATGCCTTTGAGGCGACGGTGGATCGAATTCACTTCCTCTTTGGTCAAATGGAGTATGCCCCTATTATCCCCATCAGCGCAAAAGACGGAACTGGAGTTGATAAGCTTCTGGAAACGGCCCTCCGGATGTATGGCCAGCTGAACAAGCAGATGGAAACCGGGCCTTTGAACCAGGCCTTGGAACGCTGGCTTGAGGAATATCCACCGCCTATCGGTCCCCGGACCCGTTTTAAGGTAAAATATGCGGTTCAGGCTTCCGTTAACCCTGTCAAGTTTATCTTCTTTGTGTCCCGGCTTCAGGCGGTGAGCGAGGCCTATGTGGCCTATCTGCGCAACAAAATCCGGAAGGACCTGGGATTTTCTATGATTCCCCTGCAGATTGAACTGAGAGCTTCCCGGAAGGACCCCGTCACGGCCCGAAAAGAACGGGAAGCAAAACGAACCGAACAGAATAAGGTCCAAAACAAGGATCAAAGGAAGTCCTGA